A genomic stretch from Scomber scombrus chromosome 8, fScoSco1.1, whole genome shotgun sequence includes:
- the LOC133985093 gene encoding flavin-containing monooxygenase 5-like isoform X3, protein MVQRVAVVGGGSSGLVCIKVCVDEGLEPVCFESTDDIGGLWKFKDSTEPERSSIYRSLVVNTSKEMMCFSDFPMPAAYPNYMHNSQLLQYFRLYAEHFDLLKYINFQTTVKSVTQRPDFSVSGQWDVVTINRDGEEERHVFDGVLVCSGHYTHPVLPLSDFPGHETFSGKCFHSWDYKDADTCRGKRVVVVGIGNSGGDIAAEISRSAEKTFLSTRQGAWVIGRMSSNGLPLDMTAITRLNNILMQLIPKTLVNWAAERVLNQKYDHRLYGLQPRHRLLDKKPLINDDLPGRILQGALVMKPNLKGFNGSGVVFEDGTVEENIDAVVFCTGYNGNFPFLPPALSDGSKGELTLYKRLFPPSLQHPTLAVMGLFQTKGPIIPVVEMQARWAVKVFTGLSRLPSKEKMLAVIESERKRNMKSYSCPRQAALQVDYIPLLDFMADESSHCLSFPR, encoded by the exons ATGGTTCAACGAGTGGCAGTGGTTGGAGGGGGCAGTTCCGGTCTGGTCTGTATTAAGGTCTGTGTTGATGAGGGCCTGGAGCCTGTCTGCTTTGAAAGCACTGATGACATTGGCGGCCTGTGGAAATTTAAG GATTCTACTGAGCCAGAGCGATCCAGTATCTACCGTTCTTTGGTGGTCAACACCTCCAAAGAGATGATGTGTTTCAGCGATTTTCCAATGCCTGCTGCCTACCCAAACTACATGCACAACTCTCAGCTCCTGCAGTACTTCAGGCTCTATGCTGAGCATTTTGATTTGCTCAAATACATTAACTTCCAG accaCAGTGAAGAGTGTTACACAAAGACCAGATTTCTCAGTTTCTGGTCAGTGGGATGTAGTGACCATTAACAGAGAcggagaggaagagaggcaTGTCTTTGATGGAGTTCTAGTGTGTTCAGGCCACTACACCCATCCTGTCCTGCCCCTGTCAGACTTTCCAG GACATGAGACATTTTCTGGAAAGTGTTTTCACAGCTGGGATTATAAAGACGCAGATACCTGCAGAGGGAagagggtggtggtggttggaATTGGAAATTCTGGAGGAGATATTGCTGCAGAGATTAGCAGATCTGCAGAGAAG ACATTTCTCAGCACACGGCAAGGGGCTTGGGTGATTGGCAGGATGTCCAGCAATGGTCTTCCCCTGGATATGACAGCTATCACCAGGCTCAACAACATCCTCATGCAGCTTATTCCTAAGACTCTGGTCAACTGGGCAGCAGAGAGAGTACTGAACCAGAAATACGACCACAGACTATATGGCCTGCAGCCAAGACACAG ACTTCTGGACAAAAAGCCTTTGATCAATGATGACCTTCCCGGCCGAATTCTTCAGGGGGCACTAGTCATGAAACCTAATCTGAAAGGTTTCAATGGCTCTGGAGTTGTATTTGAAGATGGTACTGTGGAGGAGAACATTGATGCTGTGGTGTTCTGTACTGGTTATAATGGAAACTTCCCATTCCTGCCTCCAGCTCTGTCTGATGGGTCTAAGGGAGAGCTGACATTGTACAA GAGACTGTTTCCTCCTTCTCTACAACACCCCACTTTGGCTGTGATGGGTCTTTTCCAGACAAAAGGACCAATCATTCCCGTAGTGGAAATGCAGGCACGGTGGGCTGTTAAAGTGTTTACAG GTTTGAGCCGCCTTCCATCCAAGGAGAAAATGCTGGCTGTCATTGAgtctgagaggaaaagaaacatgaagag cTATTCTTGCCCACGACAGGCTGCCCT